In Calliopsis andreniformis isolate RMS-2024a chromosome 6, iyCalAndr_principal, whole genome shotgun sequence, a single genomic region encodes these proteins:
- the LOC143180197 gene encoding uncharacterized protein LOC143180197 has translation MIETTFSIVLNRLLPHSRGTNVAQYIFIPKTPPKYGSISARPFAGRWPLYDTMNERFRFNCVQILILSILLHSLLPHCASEFLKDSSSNVDVSDFAEDLHNSLDPSIEKIFRASKDQKNAATDLQHSPKAETKFYTPSEEREQRIRVKRENTKRSVAKSGAEKSDEKRSASSKTSSRVDRFSRDLPKLSSKDSSDYEVPVDQDRSEYADEVEDETAANAENKESKYKSGEFRVGEDSERFIDQEERSSLYDDFEAKDVVKRGISGSEDYEEANEDPGEVAEDTAAVEERESLDEQTEKRKAHADTRVKREKSEGSKGPQNSEITGKEENLGASSDSSKDADAALKDAKKEMAVAEDQKNKGDKDVSEQAEESKRNVAEKQEKDESKVNPDAPKSLIEPQEAERNVNAKSLNEEGQEVVVDGKPQEESSLSNDKRASSESASFEGAPKQEEPKIVADIANPESTKVEVPMNGAGAPAPESTGKLESSGNPEAATGEQTDAEYEKRMEEQIQRKIDSIKEQIKREIAENQKMKDIRENNAKFDELFDEENEDQEQALQPEPSEKKENLSKRSTKSSGKLQVRENAGKRSVKRRKRQDDSNQGKLRSSEANLNAAKKTNRGATRKRSASKLEQPSLPAKMVPKREYPRQVFLMRHERNAGKKRRRRRTKNFMLVPEQGTVKLEDNLPPDVSLDSSLQGSLKNSKVILKDRIKFLKSCYLQSGSSLRTAEDEKAIADQSSLSERKSGSIASLVGNEELGPLATEYGEAFGGLNGEPGVALARFKRIKRVLRPSASKS, from the exons ATGATAGAGAC CACTTTCTCGATCGTGCTTAATCGACTGCTGCCTCATTCACGCGGCACCAACGTTGCCCAATACATTTTTATACCGAAAACACCTCCAAAATATGGAAGTATCTCTGCACGTCCATTTGCAGGCAGATGGCCTCTCTATGACACCATGAACGAACGATTTCGGTTCAACTGCGTACAGATTCTCATCCTGTCGATACTGCTTCACTCCCTGCTGCCTCACTGCGCTTCAGAGTTCCTCAAAGACAGCTCGAG CAACGTAGACGTCAGCGACTTCGCAGAAGACCTGCACAACAGTCTAGACCCATCCATCGAGAAAATTTTTCGAGCCTCCAAAGACCAGAAAAATGCCGCAACAGATCTTCAGCACAGTCCCAAGGCAGAGACCAAATTCTACACTCCATCTGAAGAAAGGGAGCAGCGTATAAGGGTGAAGCGAGAGAATACTAAGAGGAGTGTTGCAAAGAGTGGAGCTGAGAAGAGCGACGAGAAGCGTTCAGCGTCTAGCAAAACTTCCTCTAGAGTCGACCGTTTTTCCAGGGACTTGCCGAAGCTCTCTAGCAAAGACTCCAGCGATTACGAGGTCCCCGTCGACCAGGACAGGTCCGAGTACGCTGATGAAGTGGAGGACGAGACAGCGGCTAACGCAGAGAACAAGGAATCGAAATACAAAAGTGGAGAGTTCCGTGTCGGAGAGGACTCCGAGAGGTTCATCGATCAGGAGGAGAGATCCAGTCTGTACGACGACTTCGAGGCGAAGGACGTCGTGAAGAGAGGCATCTCTGGGTCAGAGGACTACGAGGAAGCGAACGAAGACCCTGGTGAAGTAGCAGAGGACACAGCTGCAGTAGAGGAACGAGAGTCGCTAGATGAGCAGACTGAAAAGAGAAAAGCTCACGCTGACACGAGGGTAAAGAGAGAGAAAAGCGAGGGTTCAAAGGGGCCACAGAACTCTGAAATTACAGGAAAGGAAGAGAACCTTGGGGCCTCGAGTGACTCGTCGAAAGACGCAGACGCAGCTTTAAAGGACGCCAAGAAGGAGATGGCAGTGGCTGAGGATCAGAAGAATAAGGGGGATAAGGATGTCAGCGAGCAGGCGGAAGAATCAAAGAGAAACGTCGCTGAGAAACAGGAGAAAGACGAATCCAAAGTAAATCCTGATGCTCCAAAGTCTCTGATCGAGCCACAGGAGGCCGAAAGAAACGTGAACGCGAAGTCCTTAAATGAAGAGGGTCAGGAAGTGGTGGTAGATGGAAAACCGCAGGAAGAAAGCAGCCTGTCTAATGATAAAAGAGCTTCCAGCGAGTCCGCAAGTTTCGAGGGGGCTCCTAAGCAGGAGGAGCCAAAAATCGTGGCTGACATTGCCAATCCAGAGTCAACGAAGGTGGAGGTTCCTATGAACGGCGCAGGAGCTCCAGCTCCTGAAAGCACTGGGAAGCTCGAAAGTTCAGGGAACCCTGAAGCTGCCACGGGAGAGCAGACTGACGCAGAATACGAGAAACGGATGGAGGAACAGATCCAGCGGAAGATAGATTCGATCAAAGAGCAAATCAAGCGCGAGATCGCGGAGAATCAGAAGATGAAGGACATCCGGGAGAACAACGCCAAGTTTGATGAACTGTTTGATGAAGAGAACGAGGACCAGGAGCAGGCCCTGCAGCCTGAACCATCAGAAAAGAAGGAGAATTTGTCGAAGAGATCGACTAAGAGTTCTGGGAAGCTTCAAGTGCGAGAAAATGCTGGGAAGCGATCGGTAAAACGGAGGAAAAGACAAGATGATAGTAATCAGGGAAAACTTAGAAGTAGTGAAGCAAATTTGAATGCTGCTAAGAAGACAAATCGAGGAGCGACGAGGAAGCGGTCAGCTAGTAAATTAGAACAACCCTCCTTACCTGCCAAAATGGTACCGAAACGAGAGTACCCGCGACAGGTGTTTTTGATGAGGCATGAGCGCAACGCGGGGAAGaaaaggagaagaagaagaacaaaGAATTTTATGCTTGTTCCAGAACAAGGCACTGTTAAATTGGAAGATAATCTTCCTCCTGATGTTAGCTTAGATTCCAGCTTGCAGGGGAGTTTAAAAAATAGCAAGGTG ATCCTTAAAGATCGAATAAAATTTCTGAAATCTTGTTACCTACAGTCCGGATCATCGCTAAGAACGGCAGAGGACGAAAAGGCGATTGCGGACCAAAGTTCTCTGTCGGAAAGAAAGTCTGGGTCAATAGCTTCCTTAGTTGGGAACGAGGAACTTGGACCATTAGCAACAGAATATGGAGAGGCGTTCGGTGGTTTAAATGGTGAACCTGGTGTGGCTTTAGCTCGATTCAAAAGGATCAAACGAGTCCTTCGTCCCTCAGCTTCAAAGTCCTAG